CGAGGTCGTCAAATCGAAGACAAGAATGTCGCTTGGGCCTGCCGCCATATAAATTTTATTGCCGACGAGCACAGCTTTTGGCATTGAGCGCGGACGGCGGAGTTGGTCTATGTCCAAGAGATGATGCCTGCGCCAGGAACCATCCTGCATCATATATACGTGCATCCTAGATTCTTGGTTGCTAGACTCCACGTACAAGTAGTAGTAGGACAGGCCATCCCCTTGCTTGGAGAGGACTTGTCTGAAAGTGCAGGAACTGCCCAAGGGGAGTAGAGGGCGTGGGAGTGATGGGACGATGGTCAGACCTCCCCCATGGCACAGCGGGCGGTGCACCCCAAGAGCGCTCTTGTCTGTGTACAAGGTGGTGAATACGCTGCCGTTCCGGCAGTCAAGCATGCCGGGCGATAGCCTCCTGTAGGCGCTGAAATTTGTGCGGCGGACGATGGCAGAGAGCTCTGCGGGCTGCGGCAGCATCCGGACGAAGGTTGGCGGAGCGGAGTCACAGTACCTGTCGTCGATGTAGAAGCCGAGGAGGCGGGGCGGGTGGAGCTTGCGGAAACGGCGGAGGAAGGCGGGCTCGGAGGCGTGCCCCAGCCAGCGCTTGCAGACGAGGGCGGCGCGGACGAGGGTGGTGGGGAATCCGACGTGGAGAAGGATCTCTACGAGGAGGTCGTCGTCTTCGAGCACCTTGGATACGGCGGCCGCTGCCGGCGACGTCTGGCTGTCGCCCTCCATTTTTGTGGGTTTGGGCGCACAGAGGGGATCGAGGGTGGATGGTTGACCAAGGAAGACAGAGCCAACGGGTCGTTCTCCCGTGCCTTGCTGCTTGTCGTATCATTTGGCCTCTCTGACTGCATATGCTGGCTGTGCAACCACAAGAACCCGTCGTGGAAGTAGTGAGATAATCTACTGTATTTAGGAGTGATTCGACGACCAATCAGAACCCGATGCTAAGAGTCGGGCATATACAGAATGAAATCGATGTGGCCCACGGGCTGCA
This window of the Triticum aestivum cultivar Chinese Spring chromosome 5D, IWGSC CS RefSeq v2.1, whole genome shotgun sequence genome carries:
- the LOC123122561 gene encoding uncharacterized protein, producing MEGDSQTSPAAAAVSKVLEDDDLLVEILLHVGFPTTLVRAALVCKRWLGHASEPAFLRRFRKLHPPRLLGFYIDDRYCDSAPPTFVRMLPQPAELSAIVRRTNFSAYRRLSPGMLDCRNGSVFTTLYTDKSALGVHRPLCHGGGLTIVPSLPRPLLPLGSSCTFRQVLSKQGDGLSYYYLYVESSNQESRMHVYMMQDGSWRRHHLLDIDQLRRPRSMPKAVLVGNKIYMAAGPSDILVFDLTTSSFSMVRLPQGVEHGNGATTMLSRAGDASGVYLIQLKEFQLRIWLRKGDNWLLVDTICLHEMCDNLRKSDSTIKDEHSVLLMDQVVDYGDFVFLQMGGCVLHLDVRCRTLRKVYEYRSTRYRDIHPFMMIWPPIFPAVKYDPPRTAT